In Brachypodium distachyon strain Bd21 chromosome 2, Brachypodium_distachyon_v3.0, whole genome shotgun sequence, one genomic interval encodes:
- the LOC100822022 gene encoding uncharacterized protein LOC100822022, protein MATRSKASKKAPGDNKDADPARPSRLRVMRRDVEEVLRSPRRGRPKLQQHKEGGGDEAEDDGGGAPARYDCAFQHEGGFAPPEMVWCKVRSHPWWPAQVFDAADASELALQHAKAGAPLVAYFWDKTFAWSDTSALLPFRANFARLSGQSTIFNFVSSVDAALQEVGRRIEVGLSCACFADTIAKKQEIQNTGIREGAYGAMLDDAYTRDMFRGKPFLDYISALGKNPLAGADRLDLATAKAQLRSFNRWRGARELPEFVFFEGIENVAEAVPHTKRKRMEKRGADDVSSKENKSKRGGGSSHKGEALPEPAKEEGSRVTRKSSAKKKTEISKDADKSEAPAKKEGMVEDNSMSSSKERKSRHMKVSAKNKKDTSRDADKRESQPEPGNEEATNEDNSMPSKVATGDTLSKERKSRISKSSSKKKKKETSKDADKRESVPEPAKEDATGEDSSTPSGGATDGTLSKKMKSKSSKSSAKKKKDTSRDADSLETVGGSNLPDEKAVDGVLNESKSGRRLRSAQKIEEALEGLKGLNEDGPGETMKGENNDAALLKESNLGRRARSARQKDKITEDRDGLADGSAKDSASPGKKRSGRGESSVANNAPISISEHGRKKKKLSELMVETDTPNPSTGGKGKARVKRSLPASTEKPEDPDRDTADTMKTRKRKKLDTLGDLSSQSQPLSRKKSTKAGELTGKPAREKSQTSPVVEANDEASQTRSRRAKNREITVSDKSMHSVKLNKGKKDASLEDSLSCGEMLSQLRLAAGNVKKISKISPAIVSFFTDFRKSLCASNSDVEMIAEKATDSENHASSPHADEEIPETENATITEPNPSEPVLADHMKDDYWADILINVEEPLSGLRKNKDKGKSQTSKKEQHGEEVAKELPVSVENVEEPSVESKKDNMENGKAETKASVVNGDDLNAEEAENPSLAGLVMNFGRASAVPSRSDLIKIFSQYGPVNEAKIDIADNANCAQVIFKRRMDAEAAFGAAGKMTALGPALVSFRLTDFPCTSASGNGPQQGAVVNEVKVVRERESKKIHLSSIPSKKKKRRDRIEKKIMAAPPTAARLGLLILVLLLLGFFPAVSLAQMPGFLSIDCGGAANYTDSLGLQWTSDAGLIDSGTPFSIPQSSSSSSPQSSSAQYSTLRYFPADGNKYCYTLKVTTRTRYLLRASFLYADFLLNSSSSDESVFPEFDLYLGATRWSTIVIYDDTRILTRESIVLAASDSLSVCLSNATTGQPFISALELRPLNGSLYRTADESTSFLALAARINFGAPSAAPVRFPDDPYDRIWESDLVRRANYLVDAAPGTTNVSTANPIAVATNERPPEKVMQTAVVGSLGELTYRINLNGFPGNGWAFSYFAEIEEFVAPETRKFKLYIPGLPEVSKPTVDVAENAPGKYRLYQPGFFNVSLPFVLSFAFRKTNDSDRGPILNAFEIYKYVPIDPGSPDAPIMHALASSFAGGHVQGGDPCLPSPWSWVQCTASQPQPRVVSIDLSGKNLTGSIPPELAALPCLAQIRLDNNMLTGPIPDLSAASNLSIIHLENNQLTGRVPSYLSTLPKLTELYLQNNKLSGDIPGALISRGIILNYSGNMHLQAGKQEKRHLIIILSALLGVSLLFAVSICCCVLTRKNIKKNSPEDNLTKPLPAQKLQKSSAPSCEISTETAHPFRLCDLEEATKNFANRIGSGGFGIVYYGKLPDGREIAVKVPTNDSYQGKKQFTNEVSLLSRIHHRNLVAFLGYCHEDGKNILVYEFMMNGTLKEHLHGRDKHITWIQRLEIAEDSAKGIEYLHSGCTPSIIHRDVKTSNILLDKQMRAKVSDFGLSKLVMEESHASTNVRGTLGYLDPQYYISQQLTEKSDIYSFGIILLELISGRPPISTMTFGEHFRNIGPWAKFYYESGDIEAIVDPSISGAGSGYRDVHSIWKIAETAARCIDAEARRRPSMTEVVKEIQEAIALERPPPAREAEGGRRRAASFPASASPGSGAARSHDMVMDSLMRGDDDSSFSDTLLRHPELR, encoded by the exons ATGGCCACGCGCTCCAAAGCTTCCAAGAAGGCTCCTGGGGACAACAAGGACGCCGACCCCGCGCGCCCCTCGCGCCTCCGCGTCATGCGCCGGGATGTCGAGGAGGTTCTCAGGAGCCCTCGCCGTGGCCGACCCAAGCTGCAGCAGCACAAGGAAGggggcggcgacgaggcggaggacgacggcggcggcgccccggCGCGCTACGACTGCGCTTTCCAGCACGAGGGCGGGTTCGCGCCGCCGGAGATGGTGTGGTGCAAGGTGCGGAGCCACCCTTGGTGGCCCGCGCAGGTGTTCGACGCCGCGGACGCTTCGGAGCTCGCGCTGCAGCACGCCAAGGCAGGCGCCCCTCTCGTCGCCTACTTCTGGGACAAGACCTTCGCCTGGAGCGACACCTCCGCGCTGCTCCCGTTCCGCGCCAACTTCGCCCGCCTGTCCGGCCAGAGCACCATCTTCAACTTCGTGTCCTCCGTCGACGCCGCGCTGCAGGAGGTCGGGCGTCGCATAGAGGTGGGCCTCTCGTGCGCCTGCTTTGCTGATACCATTGCCAAGAAGCAGGAGATTCAGAACACTGGTATCCGGGAAGGGGCTTATGGTGCCATGCTAGACGATGCCTACACCAGGGACATGTTCCGTGGTAAACCATTTCTTGATTACATTTCAGCACTGGGGAAGAATCCATTGGCTGGGGCTGATCGGCTCGACCTTGCAACCGCCAAAGCGCAGCTGAGGTCATTCAATCGATGGAGGGGGGCAAGGGAACTCCCTGAGTTTGTTTTCTTCGAGGGTATTGAGAATGTTGCTGAGGCAGTCCCACACACAAAGAGGAAACGGATGGAGAAAAGAGGTGCGGATGATGTTTCGAGCAAGGAGAATAAATCGAAACGTGGTGGGGGCTCATCGCACAAGGGAGAGGCTCTACCAGAGCCTGCAAAGGAAGAGGGCAGTCGTGTGACCAGGAAGAGTTCAGCAAAGAAGAAGACAGAAATCTCCAAAGATGCAGATAAGAGTGAAGCTCCTGCAAAGAAAGAGGGCATGGTTGAAGATAACTCTATGTCCAGTAGCAAGGAAAGGAAGTCAAGACATATGAAGGTTTCAgcgaagaacaagaaagacACCTCCAGAGATGCAGATAAGAGGGAGTCTCAACCAGAGCCTGGAAACGAAGAGGCTACAAATGAGGACAACTCTATGCCAAGTAAGGTGGCGACAGGCGATACATTGAGCAAGGAAAGGAAGTCAAGGATTAGTAAGAGTTcatcgaagaagaagaagaaagaaacctCCAAGGATGCAGATAAGAGGGAGTCTGTACCAGAGCCTGCTAAGGAGGATGCCACTGGTGAGGACAGTTCGACGCCCAGTGGAGGGGCCACAGATGGTACATTGAGCAAGAAAATGAAGTCCAAGAGTAGTAAGAGTTcagcaaagaagaagaaagatacCTCCAGAGATGCAGATAGTCTTGAAACAGTTGGTGGCAGCAATTTGCCAGATGAGAAGGCTGTGGACGGCGTTCTGAATGAGAGCAAATCAGGGCGTAGACTAAGGTCTGCGCAGAAGATCGAAGAGGCTTTGGAAGGTTTAAAAGGGCTAAATGAGGATGGCCCTGGTGAAACCATGAAAGGTGAAAACAACGATGCTGCTTTGCTAAAGGAGAGCAATCTTGGGCGTAGAGCAAGGTCTGCACGCCAGAAGGATAAAATCACAGAGGACAGGGATGGACTTGCAGACGGCAGTGCTAAGGATTCTGCTTCTCCTGGCAAGAAAAGGTCGGGGCGTGGTGAAAGCTCAGTAGCTAACAACGCACCCATCTCAATCTCAGAGCAtggcaggaagaagaagaaactttCTGAACTTATGGTAGAGACAGATACTCCTAATCCTTCAACTGGTGGTAAGGGCAAGGCTCGAGTGAAGCGTTCTTTGCCTGCATCAACTGAGAAACCCGAGGATCCTGACCGTGATACGGCGGATACAATGAAAactaggaaaagaaagaagctcGACACATTGGGGGATTTGTCTTCCCAGTCGCAACCTCTCTCTCGTAAGAAGTCCACAAAAGCTGGAGAGCTAACGGGCAAACCTGCTAGAGAAAAGTCACAGACATCTCCTGTTGTCGAAGCTAATGATGAAGCATCTCAAACGAGATCGCGCAGGGCTAAAAACAGAGAGATAACTGTTTCAGACAAGTCTATGCATTCTGTGAAGCTGAATAAGGGCAAGAAAGATGCCTCATTAGAAGACTCCCTGTCTTGTGGTGAAATGCTGTCACAGCTTCGTCTAGCAGCAGGTAATGTTAAGAAGATAAGCAAAATCTCCCCTGCAATTGTTAGCTTCTTTACTGATTTTAGGAAGAGCCTATGTGCTTCCAATTCTGATGTGGAGATGATAGCTGAGAAGGCAACAGACAGTGAGAACCATGCTTCCAGTCCCCATGCCGATGAGGAGATACCTGAGACTGAGAATGCAACAATCACTGAGCCGAATCCATCAGAGCCAGTCTTAGCTGATCATATGAAGGATGATTATTGGGCTGACATCCTCATTAATGTGGAGGAGCCGCTATCTGGTCTGAGAAAGAACAAAGACAAGGGCAAGAGCCAAACAAGCAAGAAAGAACAGCACGGTGAGGAAGTTGCCAAGGAGCTGCCAGTTTCTGTGGAAAATGTGGAGGAACCAAGTGTTGAATCCAAAAAAGATAACATGGAGAACGGGAAGGCCGAGACGAAAGCAAGCGTGGTGAACGGGGACGATCTAAATGCTGAAGAAGCGGAAAATCCATCGCTTGCCGGACTAGTAATGAACTTCGGCAGGGCAAGTGCCGTTCCGTCACGCAGTGACCTTATCAAGATCTTCAGCCAGTACGGGCCTGTGAACGAAGCCAAGATAGATATTGCGGACAATGCCAACTGTGCCCAGGTGATCTTCAAGAGGCGCATGGATGCAGAGGCGGCATTTGGAGCCGCAGGGAAGATGACGGCGCTCGGACCAGCCCTCGTGAGCTTCCGCCTCACCGACTTCCCGTGCACTTCTGCTTCAGGAAACGGGCCTCAGCAAGGGGCA gtggTGAATGAGGTGAAGGtggtcagagagagagagagtaaaaAG ATCCATCTATCATCTATCCcatccaagaagaagaagcggagaGATAGAAttgagaagaaaatcatgGCTGCTCCTCCAACAGCAGCACGGCTTGGGCTGCTGATTTTGGTGCTGCTTTTGCTTGGCTTCTTCCCCGCCGTCTCGCTCGCGCAGATGCCTG GTTTCTTGAGCATCgactgcggcggcgccgccaacTACACCGActcgctgggcctccagtggACCTCCGACGCCGGCCTCATCGACTCCGGCACCCCCTTCTCTATCCCccaatcttcttcttcctcctctccacagagcagcagcgcccaGTACAGCACTCTCCGCTACTTCCCGGCGGACGGCAACAAGTACTGCTACACGCTCAAGGTCACCACCCGCACCCGCTacctcctccgcgcctccTTCCTCTACGCCGACTTCCTCCTCAACAGCAGCTCCTCCGACGAGTCCGTCTTCCCGGAGTTCGACCTCTACCTCGGCGCCACCCGCTGGTCCACCATCGTCATCTACGACGACACCCGGATCCTCACCCGCGAATCCATCGTCCTCGCCGCTTCCGACTCCCTCTCCGTCTGCCTCTCCAACGCCACCACGGGGCAGCCCTTCATCTCCGCCCTCGAGCTCCGCCCGCTCAACGGCAGCCTCTACCGCACCGCCGACGAATCCACCAGcttcctcgccctcgccgcccggATCAACTTCGGggccccctccgccgcccccgtccgCTTCCCCGACGACCCCTACGACCGGATCTGGGAATCCGATCTCGTCCGCAGGGCTAACTACCTCGTCGACGCCGCCCCCGGCACCACCAACGTCTCCACGGCGAACCCAATCGCCGTCGCCACCAACGAGCGCCCGCCGGAGAAGGTGATGCAGACGGCCGTCGTGGGCTCCCTCGGCGAGCTCACCTATCGGATCAACCTCAACGGGTTCCCCGGGAACGGCTGGGCCTTCTCCTACTTCGCCGAGATCGAGGAGTTCGTCGCCCCCGAGACCCGCAAGTTCAAGCTCTACATCCCCGGGTTGCCGGAGGTCAGCAAGCCCACGGTGGACGTCGCCGAGAACGCCCCCGGGAAGTACAGGCTCTACCAGCCGGGCTTCTTCAATGTGTCGCTGCCGTTTGTGCTCTCCTTCGCCTTCCGCAAGACCAATGATTCCGACAGAGGACCCATCCTCAACGCCTTCGAGATCTACAAGTATGTCCCCATCGACCCCGGCTCCCCTGATGCGCCTATCATGCACGCCCTTGCTTCCAGCTTCGCCGGCGGTCATGTCCAAGGCGGCGATCCTTGCTTGCCTTCGCCGTGGTCTTGGGTCCAATGCACTGCCTCTCAGCCACAGCCGAGAGTCGTTTCCAT AGATCTTTCAGGCAAGAACTTGACGGGGAGCATACCACCGGAACTAGCAGCTCTGCCATGCTTAGCACAAAT CCGACTTGACAATAATATGCTGACGGGCCCGATTCCAGATCTCAGTGCCGCTTCAAACCTGTCAATCAT TCATTTGGAGAACAACCAACTGACGGGCAGGGTGCCTTCGTATCTGAGCACCTTGCCCAAGCTGACTGAGCT GTATCTTCAGAACAACAAGCTATCTGGAGACATCCCCGGGGCTCTGATAAGTAGAGGCATTATTTTAAA TTACTCGGGCAACATGCACCTTCAAGCAGGGAAGCAAGAGAAGAGGCATCTTATCATTATTCTATCTGCACTGCTTGGAGTATCCTTGTTATTTGCAGTTTCCATATGTTGCTGTGTGCTAACGCGGAAAAACATCAAGAAAAACTCACCAGAAG ATAACCTTACAAAGCCCCTGCCTGCACAAAAGTTACAAAAGTCAAGCGCGCCGTCCTGCGAAATCTCCACCGAGACTGCTCATCCTTTCAGATTATGCGATCTCGAAGAGGCAACCAAGAACTTTGCAAACAGGATTGGCTCTGGAGGTTTTGGGATAGTGTACTATGGGAAGCTGCCAGATGGAAGGGAGATTGCAGTGAAAGTGCCAACAAACGATTCATACCAAGGAAAGAAGCAGTTCACAAATGAG GTATCTTTGCTCTCAAGAATTCACCATAGGAACCTGGTAGCATTTCTAGGTTACTGCCATGAAGATGGCAAAAACATTCTGGTTTATGAGTTCATGATGAATGGAACTCTGAAGGAACATCTTCATG GGCGTGACAAGCACATAACCTGGATCCAGCGCCTGGAGATCGCAGAGGATTCAGCGAAAGGGATAGAATACCTTCACAGCGGGTGCACGCCGTCCATCATCCACCGCGACGTCAAGACGAGCAACATCCTGCTGGACAAGCAGATGAGAGCAAAGGTTTCTGACTTTGGCCTCTCGAAGTTGGTCATGGAGGAGTCCCATGCCTCCACCAACGTTCGCGGCACATTGGGATACCTAGATCCACA GTACTACATCTCGCAGCAGCTGACGGAAAAGAGCGACATCTACAGCTTCGGGATCATCCTGCTGGAGCTCATCTCCGGCAGGCCGCCCATCTCGACCATGACCTTCGGCGAGCACTTCCGGAACATCGGGCCGTGGGCCAAGTTCTACTACGAGAGCGGCGACATCGAGGCGATCGTGGACCCCTccatctccggcgccggcagcgggTACCGCGACGTGCACTCGATCTGGAAGATCgccgagacggcggcgcggtgcaTCGACGcggaggcgaggcggcggccgtccATGACGGAGGTGGTGAAGGAGATCCAGGAGGCCATCGCGCTCgagaggccgccgccggcgcgggaggcggaggggggccggcggagggcggcgtcgttcccggcgtcggcgtcgcccgGGTCCGGGGCGGCGAGGTCGCACGACATGGTCATGGACAGCCTCATGCGCGGCGACGATGACTCCTCCTTCTCCGACACGCTCCTCAGGCACCCCGAGCTCCGGTGA
- the LOC112270776 gene encoding uncharacterized protein LOC112270776 has translation MAAEEERTVVLRSLDGVEMAVSEAEAMQSWYIKIGMGYHDPSRPIRVFVQGNILSKAMEYCKKHAGAGADDEDLRDWDTGFIHALDHDALFNLVLTKGKSAREMCDIFDMRIPGISSSSGSGSSSPKPILEKALQALDIARRQEFMEYDPKLNADMCTRVSSFNNLAFFDVHNESTFSRGPSLHELIMPSTTLVFSCINVISLKVAQSDVGFPVYGAVWLPP, from the exons atggcggcggaggaggagaggacggTTGTGCTGCGGAGTCTGGACGGGGTGGAGATGGCGGTGTCGGAAGCGGAGGCGATGCAGTCATGGTACATCAAAATCGGGATGGGCTACCATGATCCAAGTCGTCCCATCCGCGTCTTCGTCCAGGGCAACATCCTCTCCAAGGCCATGGAATACTGCAAGAAgcatgccggcgccggcgccgatgacgaAGATCTCCGCGACTGGGACACCGGCTTCATCCACGCTCTCGACCACGACGCCCTCTTCAATCTCGTCTTG ACCAAGGGGAAGTCGGCTCGTGAGATGTGCGACATCTTCGACATGAGGATTCCTGGCATCTCCAGCAGTAGTGGATCTGGATCCTCATCGCCCAAGCCGATACTGGAGAAGGCATTGCAGGCTCTCGACATAGCTCGCCGCCAAGAGTTCATGGAGTACGACCCCAAGCTCAACGCTGATATGTGTACCCGGGTCAGCAGCTTCAACAACCTAGCCTTCTTCGACGTCCACAACGAGTCTACCTTTTCTCGTGGGCCGTCGCTTCACGAGCTGATCATGCCTTCAACCACGCTTGTCTTTTCATGTATCAACGTCATTTCCCTCAAGGTAGCTCAATCGGATGTTGGGTTCCCGGTCTAcggggctgtttggttgccACCCTGA